In Antechinus flavipes isolate AdamAnt ecotype Samford, QLD, Australia chromosome 3, AdamAnt_v2, whole genome shotgun sequence, a genomic segment contains:
- the LOC127558033 gene encoding olfactory receptor 145-like: protein MATGNDSSVTEFFLAGLTNQPELQLLLFFLFLGIYIVTVVGNLGLITLIRLNSHLHTPMYYFLFNLSFIDLCYSSVITPKMLMNFVSEKNVISYSGCMAQLYFFCFFGLSESLLLSAMVYDCYIAICNPLLYTITMSSQVCSLLMSGVYVLGFAGAMAHTGCMLRLDFCDGNVINHYMCDILPMLELSCTSTYVNELVAFIVASIDIGMISTTIFTSYAFIFSTILRINSSGGRSKAFSTCSSHIITVSLFFGSGAFMYLKPSCVVSMDQGKVSSVFYTIVVPMLNPLIYSLRNKDVKLAMRKMMRQRMISW from the coding sequence ATGGCCACAGGAAATGACTCCTCAGTGACAGAATTTTTTCTCGCTGGTTTAACGAACCAACCAGAGCTCCagcttcttctctttttcctgtttttaggGATCTACATTGTTACTGTGGTGGGGAACCTTGGTCTCATCACTTTGATTAGGTTGAATTCCCATCTTCACACTCCCATGTACTACTTCCTCTTCAACTTATCCTTCATAGATCTCTGCTACTCCTCTGTCATCACTCCCAAAATGCTAATGAATTTTGTGTCAGAGAAAAATGTCATCTCCTATTCAGGATGCATGGCTCAGCTGtacttcttttgtttctttggactTTCTGAATCCTTACTTTTGTCAGCCATGGTGTATGATTGTTACATTGCTATCTGCAACCCTTTACTTTATACCATCACCATGTCCTCTCAGGTCTGCTCCCTACTAATGTCTGGCGTATATGTGTTGGGGTTTGCTGGTGCCATGGCCCACACAGGATGCATGCTGAGACTGGATTTCTGTGATGGCAATGTCATCAACCACTACATGTGTGACATACTTCCCATGCTGGAGCTGTCCTGCACTAGCACCTATGTCAATGAGTTAGTGGCTTTCATTGTTGCCAGCATTGACATTGGAATGATCAGTACCACTATTTTCACATCTTACGCTTTCATCTTCTCCACTATCCTCCGCATTAACTCCTCTGGTGGCAGGTCCAAAGCTTTCAGCACTTGCAGCTCCCATATAAtcactgtttctcttttctttggttCAGGAGCATTCATGTACCTCAAACCTTCCTGTGTTGTGTCGATGGACCAGGGAAAAGTGTCCTCTGTGTTCTATACCATTGTAGTGCCTATGCTAAACCCCCTGATCTATAGTTTGAGAAATAAGGATGTCAAATTGGCCATGAGGAAAATGATGAGACaaagaatgatctcctggtga